The Macadamia integrifolia cultivar HAES 741 unplaced genomic scaffold, SCU_Mint_v3 scaffold445, whole genome shotgun sequence genome segment TTATAAAGAAACTAATAACGTATGGAGCGTGGGAATCAAAGTTATCCATATATGTTCCTAAATTGCGGCAAATTCCAGCCAAAACTCAGAAGAGATCATGAGAGAAGACCAGTATTACGAGACCTTCAAGAAGCTTTTCCTGATGCAAGGTGTGTTACATATCACCACAGGCTAAAATTTCTCTGAAATTTCAGAAAAGAAATCACGATTTTAGAGATTTCATTTTTGCTGCAACCCTCCATTACTCTTACAGATTTCAAAATATTAAATTGAATTTACGTGGGTCATGCCTAGAAGATTTCCAAATTCAGAGAATCTGGAGTGATGTTGAGTCCTCATTCCATATTCACTCATAGAATATGAGGATAAGGGCTATTGAATATTATCTTTGCGTCTTTGATTGAGACTGAACGGCCTTCCTCGCCATACACTCCCAAACCAAATTGCTCcaatctcctctttttttttccaatctttCAGTTCACTCCTCCCAACTCTTTCCTGTGGGGACTCCCCACTGAGTTCTGAGAACGGGACAAGATCTGCCCTCCTATAATTTGTGCTTTAGTTCCTTGGGTGACACTTCAATTTGAGTGACCAAAATGTCCATGGCCTCACAATCTATCTTCCATGGcaaaatgtcattttccttCAGTTTGTCAAAATAAACATGAGGAAGTAGAGCCGAAAGCAGTCCTAATGGATGTGACTTTCAAGTCATTTTAATATTCCAATatctttaaaaaaatgtttgctCAGTTCTTTAATGGTGGGTGTTTGCGTGGGTGGGCTGTGAGGTTGTGAGGCTGtgagagaggagaaagatggagagagaagagcAAAAGAGAGGTCTTGAATCCCCTCTAATTCCAGTATCTGATGGAAATGAAGTTGGGTTAGATAATGGTGTTTTGAGATCAGAGATTGTTGAGGAAGTGAAGAAGCAGTTGTATTTAGCAGGGCCTTTGGTATTAGTGAATCTCTTACAGTTCTGTTTACAGATGATATCAGTCATGTTTGTTGGTCATCTTGGGGAGTTAGCTCTCTCAGGTGCTTCCATGGCCACTTCTTTTGCATCAGTCACTGGTTTCAGCTTGTTGGTATGTTTGCTATTGTCTCTTATTTAGCTTTGTATGAACGTTTTAGTTtcattgctttctttttttctttttcttttttcttctttatgttCTGTAGTTTGGTTGCAATTAAGATACATTTCTGCACATAAGTTTCTGAAGTCTGAAAATTTTTCTTGGTTGACTCGATGGTTTCTTGTGATCTGTTCTCCCTTctcattatattaaaaaatctTAAAGTTGTATAGTACATATTATTAGTTGAAACTTGGAAGGGACCTCATTGGAAGttgctttgagagagagagcatcaACAGAAATGCAGTGACTCCTCAGGTAGTAAATCATAGGTAGCTAACCTCCCTTGCACACACAGATCTAAACTTTTGAGATGACACTGACTGGAAGTCCCTCCAAAAGTGCAGGGGATGTGCTTTTGGTTGAAACCTGAATCTGGAAGAAAGAaagttgaatttttattttatttatttatttggtgtgtgtgttggggggggggggggggagggatcATGTGTGTTAGATTCTGAGGTGCAGTAGAATAAATGAAAGGCAGGGGATTGACATGCCCCCGGTGTGGGATGGAATCTCCCACGCCAAGCCAATGGAAGCGCAGGAGGGGGCACAGCACGATTCATATATAAGGGGACCCACATGTCAGGGAGGAGAGTGTGTGAGAGAGTGCATAATACTGGCAGTATAGCCATTGTTTCCCTGTGAATCATACATGTCATCAACATTTTACAGTAATCAAGACAGTGGAGGACAGCATTTGGGATGTTGGGACATCAAACTCAGACTGACCTGAACAGTTCTTGCTCCCCTCCTCTGCAACTGACAACCAGATCATCTTTAAATTGCTCCCCTTTAAATGCAAAGTGCATCTGTGTATTTGATAGATCAATCTTCTTAACCAATGGTTATTTGTTTAATCATCTTACTTCTTCATCTTTGACAATGTTTAGAGGGGAATGGGAAGTGCAATAGAGACCTTATGCGGCCAGTCTTACGGAGCGAAACAGTACCATCAGCTTGGCGTACATATGCAGAGGGCCATGTTGGTTCTTATGCTTGTTAGTATTCCGCTCACTTTCATCTGGGCTTACACTGGGGGAATACTTGTAGCTCTGGGGCAAGATCCAGAGATATCAGCAGAGGCAGGACTCTATGCTCGTTACATGATCCCCAGTATTTTCGCTTATGGCCTCCTTCAGTGTCAAGTCAGATTTCTGCAATCACAAAATGTTGTTGTCCCAATGATGATAAGCTCTGGAATTACTACTCTACTGCACATCCTTGTTTGTTGGGTTCTAGTGTTCAAATCTGGCCTTGGTAATAAAGGTGCTGCTTTGGCAAATGCCTTCTCTTACTGGATCAATGTGTTGCTGTTAGTAATTTATATCAAGTTCTCTCCTGCCTGCAAGAGGACTTGGACTGGATTTTCAAAGGAGGCACTGCATGGTATTCTCAAATTTTTACGGCTTGCAATTCCTTCAGCAGGAATGATGTGGTATCTTCTATCTTGAATTCAGCTCTGTGTTAATTTCACATTACATTTCATGTATATGTCTAAGCATTTGAACTCTACAATATTAATTTGTAATGTTGATATCTTATCACTGGGCACAGCTTAGAGATCTGGTCATTTGAGATGGTTGTTCTCCTCTCTGGTCTTCTTCCTAATCCAAGGCTAGAAACTTCAGTCTTGTCAATCAGGTCCGCATCACATCCATATGTGATTTCTTGCCCTACCTATATAATTTCTCATGTGAGCTGATAATTTAACCTTGGATTACTAACGAATCATCCTTTCGCAGCCTTAACACATGTGCATTATTCTATATGATACCCCTGGGGCTTAGTGGAGCAACAAGGTAAGAAAATTAGATTAATATAGTAGAACTTTCCTCATTTGCAATGTACTAAAATTTTCTAAtaatctttcttctcttctttcccactCATAGCACAAGAGTTTCAAATGAATTGGGTGCTGGGTGTGCGAAAGCTGCACGCTTAGCCGTATTTGTTTCCCTCCTCATTGTCATTACTGAAGGCATTTCAGTGGGCTCTATCATGTTCTTGATCCGTAGATGGTGGGGTTACTGTTACAGCAGTGAAGAAGAAGTAGTGGACTATGTAGCAACAATTATGCCACTGCTTGCTACAGCCTACTTAATTGATGGCCTCCAATCTGTGCTTTCAGGTATATCCTACTTTCAGACCagactcttcttttctcttcattctttttttttttttccctttggatatctcttcattcattatttcatttactACACTACTTTACCAGATTAATTATGTAAAAATAAACTATGATTTTGTGTTTAACACACTAAATTCTTCATGGGTTTTAGCTACTAATCATTAAGCAACTTCTCTAAATCCACATATAGGAGCTGCTAGAGGATGTGGTTGGCAAAAGATTGGTGCTTTTGTCAATTTGGGAGCTTATTATCTTGTGGGCTTTCCTTCAGCTATTTTATTTGCATTCATCTTTCATGTTGGAGGAAAGGTAGAAATTCCTTTCTTCTTACATCCTTTTTTTGGTTCTTGATCCTGTatattcataagaaaataatgtATTAAATGTGTAAAATAGGGACTCTGGTTCGGGATCATGTGCGGACTATTTGTGCAGATGTTATTGCTTCTAATCATAACTTTACGCACTAATTGGGAGCAAGAAGTAAAGTTTTTTCTGCTTCACTGCTTTAAATATTTCTGCATGTACTTCATTCTGTTATTTAATCTCAGTTTCTTGCTCTTCCTTCCAGGCAAAAAAGGCTGCAGAAAGAGTCTACAGCTCCATCATCCCTACAATTACAGTATGATGAAGCTAACTTAAGAAAATTTATGGCAAAGATAGTCAAGATTGGATTCATGGTACAGTTTTGATGACCAAGATGGTACCAGATTAAATGCAACTCCAGGATTCTAGTGTATATATCTACTGAAGTACTCAGATTTTCTGCTATTGTATTTTTCCATAATATTTCTGTCTTATCATTTTCCATAACTTTTAAATTGGGAATTAGTGATTTGCATTCTTCTTTCTCATTGTAGACAGAAATAcagagatggaagaaaattttgaattactAAATAACAACTCATCTAATTGAAAATGCAATATCGGAGCTAATAATCTTAGAAGTAGTCAAAGAGACAGAGCTAAGTAGTACTAAGGAAACATTaacatcattattattattataaaaagagaAGGTTTTGTCCAGCTTCTACTTGGTACAACACTCCAAAGTGAGGAGTGTCCTTTCtatccttacccaaaaaaaaaaaatcatgtttgttctttaggtttattttattttctagttttacgTTGGTGATTCAAACTTTACGAGACTCCGTCAAAATTGCAGCTAGTTAGGTGAGGAACTCAAGATCAACTCAACACCCACGGAGTCTCATGGAAATGATGTGAGATCAACCTCCATATGGTTAATATGAGAATGTGACATTTGAAGGGAATGAACTAAAGATATTGGGTTTTGTATCTTGTATTCTAAAGAATCCATGAAATTATTATTAGGGTTGAACATGTTTGATTCAAATTTTAAGATTTATTACATGTATAAAGGTGAAATTATAATTATGTGAAAATAAGGGTGAATAAGGTTTCCGATACAATCTCTACGAAAAACCTCTAAACATGAGCAAGGATAAAATTATTTAGTTATCTAGAGTAGATTTAGGTATTTGTGCCAAACAACGCAATATGATTATTTGCTTAATTTCTTTGTATGAAAATAAGATTTAGTGGATCATCACAGATGGTGCcttaagaaaaagagaaagaaagtacAATGACAGGTCACCATTTTTCCACTATGAAACTTTACACGTGGCTTTTACATCTTATGATTAAGGGTGAATTAAAGGAGAAGCAGGGTATAATTCTACAATGAttcaacaaaagagagagagagagagagagagagagagagagagatcaaaggGCGTGTGCCTTAGAAAAGTAAAACGCAACTTttattagagaaaattacattgtCACCCCTTGAACTTCGatccttattcaacgccacctcCTGGatttttcgaaacgtcaaagccaccccctaaaaattcaaaaaatttcaaatcggtccctgccgttagccgaccatgataaatgaatgaaaaccgattagtttttttataatatacccaaaatacccccacctattgtgagaggacaatattgccctctcttttatttctatcttctaaacacatctcccatctcccatctctcatctctcatctcactcctctcactcactcggccggacaagaagaagaagacgacgacaccccctgcaactcgattctcttccctccggcgtgcgattctatTCCCTCCGGCTtgcgattctcccccctccggcgtccgaacctctctcccaaggtatgtagggttcagcttcttcttcttcctttctaatttagggttcttcttgtcAAGGTAAAGGGATTTATGCACTTTGgagtggggaaaaaagaaagtaaaatgtTTTCT includes the following:
- the LOC122068604 gene encoding protein DETOXIFICATION 16-like, with amino-acid sequence MEREEQKRGLESPLIPVSDGNEVGLDNGVLRSEIVEEVKKQLYLAGPLVLVNLLQFCLQMISVMFVGHLGELALSGASMATSFASVTGFSLLRGMGSAIETLCGQSYGAKQYHQLGVHMQRAMLVLMLVSIPLTFIWAYTGGILVALGQDPEISAEAGLYARYMIPSIFAYGLLQCQVRFLQSQNVVVPMMISSGITTLLHILVCWVLVFKSGLGNKGAALANAFSYWINVLLLVIYIKFSPACKRTWTGFSKEALHGILKFLRLAIPSAGMMCLEIWSFEMVVLLSGLLPNPRLETSVLSISLNTCALFYMIPLGLSGATSTRVSNELGAGCAKAARLAVFVSLLIVITEGISVGSIMFLIRRWWGYCYSSEEEVVDYVATIMPLLATAYLIDGLQSVLSGAARGCGWQKIGAFVNLGAYYLVGFPSAILFAFIFHVGGKGLWFGIMCGLFVQMLLLLIITLRTNWEQEAKKAAERVYSSIIPTITV